DNA sequence from the Fibrobacter sp. UBA4297 genome:
TGCTACGACAAGTAAAAACGAAGCAGCAACAATTAGCAGAATTTTCAGCGACTTTTTCATTTTTATCCAATTCAATTTTTAACAAAATACAAAAAAACTCCCGGCTGTTACACCGGGAGCTTAGTGAGGAGGAAAGAATTTTAAATATTAGAACTTGTTAAAGAAGTCCCAAGTGGTCTTCGGTACCCAAGATTCTCGTTGACCCGGATCCTTGTGGTCCCAAATGTGGCCGCCGTTCTGCGTGCACCAGCGAACCGGGAAGCGTTCTTCGACAGTTGTGTAGTCATAGCAAACGTGCGGACCGTTGCCACCATATTCCTGAGCACGCTCGTTCTTGGCCTTGCCACCTTCGGAGTTGAGTTCCAAGATGATATCGCGAGCTGCGCGACCCATGACCGGAGTGCAGAGGTTATCCTGCAAACCGAGCACGCCCATCCAGCCAATGCCCATCTTCTTGCGCTGCGGGAGCCAAATGTTGCGTTCAGCAGTTTCGTACACGGCAACAGCGCGGAGCACGTCCTGATGGTTCCAAGAAAGTCCGTTAGAGAACATGGAGCCATAGCTAAAGCCCGTCGAGAATACACGAGAAGAGTCAATGCAGAAGTTGCCTTCGAGGTATGCAAGAAGTTCATCAAAGAGCAAGTAGTCGTCTTGTGCCCACGGGGCCTGGTTACCATTGCCTTCCGGAGCAACGAAAATGACCGATTCATCCTTGTCAAACTGCTTCAAGCCATAGTAGCCTTCATCCTGAACACCACCGGCCCAGCCGCCCATGCACTGCATACCGAAAATGAGTTTGTACGGTTTGTTCTTGTCGTAGCTCTTCGGGATGTCAAGACGCACCGTGCGCGTACCCTTGCTCCACTTGAATTCGATATACGGCTTGTCGCCACGATACTTGTAATCAAGTCTTGTATC
Encoded proteins:
- a CDS encoding esterase translates to MNHLSLKCAAMALAFAASAQAFTVTGKVSDESGKAIEKASVELVKNALKTTTDSKGEFKLFKEEPKPQDSTSAIHSIARPMLGYVSVVNGVLSYSQSTNEPVRIQVFDAVGSRVLNETVYGSGTLDMQSIVKAQGSYFARVSVGSAKSNFRFTSNGNYGASFGEAVARGLKKEEAGDELRVIATDYDTLTVALSNLDTNVTLKLKKTVKQPEYAYGWGLKNDPVPTRGCGKDTRLDYKYRGDKPYIEFKWSKGTRTVRLDIPKSYDKNKPYKLIFGMQCMGGWAGGVQDEGYYGLKQFDKDESVIFVAPEGNGNQAPWAQDDYLLFDELLAYLEGNFCIDSSRVFSTGFSYGSMFSNGLSWNHQDVLRAVAVYETAERNIWLPQRKKMGIGWMGVLGLQDNLCTPVMGRAARDIILELNSEGGKAKNERAQEYGGNGPHVCYDYTTVEERFPVRWCTQNGGHIWDHKDPGQRESWVPKTTWDFFNKF